The following proteins are co-located in the Bathymodiolus thermophilus thioautotrophic gill symbiont genome:
- a CDS encoding mechanosensitive ion channel family protein: MEFLQHLKPYEIAGILFAIAFIAHFALKLSLKKLTLHASKTKNQLDDYLIKSISAPLKVLVWFGWIYFSINIFKEDITSLKKVVGYIDITPIFIITWGVLRAISNTEAYLLSRNANINKDSIRMISRLVKLLLIVSIALGIAQHFGFSISSLLTFGGVGGVVMGFAAKDMLSNVFGGLLLQMDRPFSVGDWIRSKEFEGTVEKIGWRMTRIRTFSKNPVYIPNSIFASIPIETPSRMTNRRINEVIGIRYDDIAQMPIIVTEVETMLKAHKEIDQSQPLRVFFNYFNASSLDFNIYAFTKTVNKNEYQQIKQKILLSVADIIAEHGAEIAYPTQTLHIQK; this comes from the coding sequence ATGGAATTTTTACAACACTTAAAACCTTATGAAATTGCTGGTATTTTATTCGCCATAGCCTTTATTGCACACTTTGCCTTAAAATTATCACTTAAGAAATTAACCCTTCACGCCAGTAAAACCAAAAATCAATTAGACGATTATTTAATTAAATCCATTTCTGCACCGCTCAAAGTTTTGGTTTGGTTTGGCTGGATTTATTTTTCCATTAATATATTTAAAGAAGACATTACATCGCTAAAAAAAGTGGTTGGTTACATTGATATTACACCAATCTTTATCATTACCTGGGGGGTATTACGGGCAATATCCAACACTGAGGCTTATCTGCTTTCACGCAATGCTAACATCAACAAAGACTCAATAAGAATGATTTCCCGCTTGGTTAAATTACTGCTTATTGTTTCTATTGCACTTGGTATTGCACAACACTTTGGTTTTTCCATTTCCAGTTTACTTACTTTTGGTGGCGTGGGTGGCGTGGTTATGGGTTTTGCCGCTAAAGATATGCTGTCAAATGTTTTCGGCGGTCTGTTGTTGCAAATGGACAGACCTTTTTCAGTCGGAGATTGGATTCGCTCTAAAGAATTTGAAGGTACGGTCGAAAAAATCGGCTGGCGTATGACGCGCATTCGTACTTTTAGCAAAAACCCTGTTTATATTCCTAATTCAATTTTTGCATCAATTCCAATTGAAACGCCATCGCGTATGACCAATCGCCGTATCAATGAAGTGATTGGCATTCGCTATGATGACATTGCACAAATGCCTATTATTGTCACAGAAGTAGAAACAATGCTAAAAGCCCACAAAGAAATTGACCAATCTCAACCATTGCGTGTGTTTTTCAATTATTTTAACGCTTCATCGCTGGATTTTAATATTTATGCCTTTACCAAAACTGTCAATAAAAATGAATACCAGCAGATTAAGCAAAAAATATTACTTAGCGTTGCAGATATTATTGCTGAACATGGGGCAGAAATCGCTTACCCAACACAAACACTACATATTCAAAAGTAA
- a CDS encoding SCO family protein gives MKKISITAAVVLVAIALYFYNSDKNYRHLLGKQLKASYILDNPNKPLPKFSLLDHNRQLFDNERLKQGWSLLLFIYTHCPDVCPTELLDMAQLKRLITDDKTMNTPAVVAITFDPLRDTPEVLKEYITHFDKDFIGVSGDQAQIDQLIKSFGAYYERVIYDKKGKSITLKAGDKLPEGALEEGYVINHTAWIYLISPKGEIFAGFPSPHKPNEMMQDIKLIMDSL, from the coding sequence TTGAAAAAAATATCAATTACTGCCGCTGTTGTATTAGTTGCTATTGCACTTTATTTTTATAATTCTGATAAAAATTATCGTCATTTATTAGGTAAGCAACTAAAGGCTTCTTACATTTTAGACAACCCTAATAAGCCACTACCTAAATTCTCCTTGTTGGATCATAATCGCCAATTGTTTGACAATGAGCGTTTAAAACAAGGCTGGTCGTTGTTGTTATTTATCTATACGCATTGCCCTGATGTTTGCCCAACTGAACTGCTTGATATGGCACAGTTAAAAAGACTGATAACAGATGATAAAACCATGAATACGCCCGCCGTTGTGGCAATCACTTTTGACCCACTCAGAGATACGCCCGAGGTTTTGAAGGAATACATTACCCATTTTGATAAAGATTTTATTGGCGTGTCTGGCGACCAAGCGCAAATTGACCAACTTATTAAATCTTTTGGCGCTTATTATGAGCGAGTTATATACGATAAAAAAGGCAAGTCAATCACTTTGAAAGCGGGTGATAAATTACCTGAGGGCGCGCTTGAGGAGGGGTATGTTATTAACCATACCGCTTGGATTTATTTAATCAGTCCTAAGGGTGAAATTTTTGCTGGCTTCCCATCACCGCACAAGCCGAATGAGATGATGCAGGATATTAAGCTTATCATGGATTCCCTTTGA
- a CDS encoding murein hydrolase activator EnvC family protein yields MLNKLIIITVISMALSGCFTSKTSKPVVVIDRSTAQEGVNAITHSSDEDNAKKTMAKNHEPIPVAGEIIKFFSKEHQGLTFNTYFNQPVRAIRDGVVTYSDKMKDRGKMITIKHPLGFYSSYAHNQTLKVANGDEVKKGQIIALAGKDYFYLEMKKFGTLINPLNYLK; encoded by the coding sequence ATGTTAAATAAATTAATTATTATTACGGTTATTTCTATGGCGCTATCTGGTTGCTTTACTAGCAAAACTAGCAAGCCAGTGGTGGTGATTGACAGGTCAACTGCTCAAGAAGGTGTTAATGCCATTACACATTCTTCTGATGAGGATAATGCAAAAAAAACCATGGCAAAAAACCATGAACCCATTCCTGTTGCTGGCGAAATCATTAAATTCTTCTCTAAAGAACATCAGGGCTTAACCTTTAACACCTATTTTAATCAACCAGTGCGTGCTATTCGTGATGGCGTTGTAACCTATAGTGATAAAATGAAAGATCGTGGAAAAATGATTACTATCAAACATCCATTAGGTTTTTACAGTTCTTATGCACACAATCAAACGCTAAAAGTAGCAAATGGCGATGAAGTAAAAAAAGGACAAATTATTGCACTGGCTGGAAAAGATTATTTTTATCTTGAAATGAAAAAATTTGGCACACTTATTAACCCACTTAATTATCTAAAATAA
- a CDS encoding YqaA family protein — protein sequence MILDKRWVFPWSRKTKVKIFSKLYQTTLDWAQSKYAIYWLALISFVESFILPYPPPDALLAPMVLRKPNSAYRFALICTVLSVLGGVVGYFLGALLIDTIQPLLVKLHYVDKLDAIKQWFEEYGIWIVAIAGFSPMPYKIFTIGAGISNMVLLPFILISFLARGARFFLVAFLIKKFGNTCDVWLKKYIDRLGYLLIVIIALGVWYVK from the coding sequence ATGATTCTCGACAAGCGCTGGGTTTTCCCATGGTCAAGAAAGACTAAGGTGAAAATTTTCTCCAAACTTTATCAGACAACATTAGATTGGGCACAAAGTAAGTATGCCATTTACTGGCTTGCACTGATAAGTTTTGTAGAATCTTTCATTTTGCCCTATCCACCACCTGATGCCCTGCTTGCGCCTATGGTATTAAGAAAACCCAATAGTGCTTATCGTTTTGCCTTGATTTGCACAGTTTTATCCGTGCTGGGCGGTGTGGTTGGTTATTTCTTGGGTGCATTATTGATAGACACTATCCAGCCACTCTTGGTTAAACTGCATTATGTGGATAAGCTTGATGCTATCAAACAATGGTTTGAAGAATATGGTATTTGGATTGTTGCCATTGCAGGTTTTTCCCCGATGCCGTACAAAATATTTACAATTGGTGCAGGTATTTCCAATATGGTGCTCTTACCGTTTATACTAATTTCATTTTTAGCACGAGGTGCACGATTTTTCTTAGTGGCATTTCTTATTAAAAAATTTGGCAACACTTGTGATGTTTGGCTAAAAAAATACATTGACCGTTTGGGTTATCTTTTGATTGTTATTATTGCACTAGGAGTTTGGTATGTTAAATAA
- the miaB gene encoding tRNA (N6-isopentenyl adenosine(37)-C2)-methylthiotransferase MiaB produces the protein MPSSKLYIRTFGCQMNEYDSQKMIDVLKHSHGLVLTNDALEADVLLLNTCSIREKAQEKLFHQLGRWRKFKEKNPNLIIGVGGCVASQEGELILKRAPFVDIIFGPQTLHRLPNMLSNALNKQTSIDISFPEIEKFDHLPEPKTNGVSAFVSIMEGCSKYCTFCVVPYTRGEEVSRPFNDVINEVQILANQGVREVNLLGQNVNAYQGKMEDDEMADLALLINIVAQIDGIDRIRYTTSHPVEFSDSLIQAYAEVPELVSHLHLPIQSGSDKILTLMKRGHTALEYKSKIRKLRKIRPDISISSDFIIGFPGETDEDFNNTMALINDITFDKSFSFIYSARPGTPAASYPDDVDMTVKKERLALVQKTIDESTETISKAMIGSVQKVLVENKAKKDNNLFGRTENMRNMHFKGDASLIGQIVDVKITDARGNSLIGELVL, from the coding sequence ATGCCCTCATCTAAATTATATATTCGCACTTTCGGCTGTCAAATGAATGAATACGACAGTCAAAAAATGATTGATGTGTTAAAACACTCACACGGCTTAGTGTTAACCAATGATGCACTTGAAGCCGATGTGTTGCTACTCAATACCTGCTCTATTCGAGAAAAAGCACAAGAAAAACTGTTTCACCAACTTGGTCGATGGCGCAAATTTAAAGAAAAAAATCCCAATTTAATTATCGGTGTAGGCGGCTGTGTCGCTTCACAAGAAGGGGAACTCATTCTTAAGCGCGCGCCTTTCGTTGATATTATCTTTGGCCCACAAACCTTACATAGATTACCAAATATGCTGAGTAATGCCCTTAACAAACAAACCAGCATTGATATTTCATTTCCAGAAATTGAAAAATTTGACCATCTGCCTGAACCAAAAACCAACGGCGTAAGCGCCTTTGTTTCTATCATGGAAGGATGCTCTAAATACTGCACCTTTTGCGTCGTGCCTTACACTCGAGGCGAAGAAGTGTCCCGCCCTTTTAACGATGTCATTAATGAGGTGCAAATATTGGCCAATCAAGGGGTAAGAGAAGTGAACTTATTAGGGCAAAATGTCAATGCTTATCAAGGAAAAATGGAGGATGATGAAATGGCTGATTTGGCACTGTTAATTAACATTGTGGCTCAAATTGACGGCATTGATAGGATTCGCTACACCACTTCACATCCTGTTGAGTTCAGCGACAGTCTTATTCAGGCTTATGCCGAAGTGCCTGAGTTGGTTTCACATTTACACTTGCCTATTCAAAGTGGCTCCGATAAAATTTTAACTTTAATGAAGCGCGGGCATACCGCACTTGAATACAAATCAAAGATTAGGAAATTACGCAAAATTCGCCCTGATATTTCCATCTCTTCAGATTTCATTATTGGTTTTCCCGGAGAAACCGATGAAGATTTTAACAACACAATGGCACTGATTAACGACATTACATTTGACAAATCATTCAGTTTTATTTACTCTGCCCGTCCTGGTACGCCCGCAGCCAGTTATCCCGATGATGTTGATATGACGGTTAAAAAAGAGCGTCTTGCACTGGTGCAAAAAACCATTGACGAATCTACAGAAACCATTTCTAAAGCAATGATTGGCAGTGTGCAAAAAGTTCTAGTGGAAAATAAAGCAAAAAAAGACAACAACTTGTTTGGACGCACTGAAAATATGCGTAATATGCATTTTAAAGGTGATGCATCTTTAATTGGTCAAATTGTTGATGTTAAAATCACTGATGCACGAGGCAATTCGCTTATCGGAGAGTTAGTTCTCTAA
- the glyQ gene encoding glycine--tRNA ligase subunit alpha yields MSLQDLDATTSFQNLILKLQSFWASKGCTLLQPFDMEMGAGTFHPATFLRAIGPEPWKAAYVQPSRRPTDGRYGENPNRLQHYYQFQVLLKPSPKNIQDLYLESLTEIGIDLTKHDVRFVEDNWESPTLGAWGLGWEIWLNGMEVSQFTYFQQIGGLPCKPVSGELTYGLERLAMYLQGVDSVYDLVWVDGVSYGDVFHQNEVEQSKYNFEIADTEVLFKQFDEAEAMNERLIDEALPYPAYEQVMKASHLFNLLDARHAISVTDRARFIRRVRSMSQKVAKAYYDSRQALGFPMVKKD; encoded by the coding sequence ATGTCATTACAAGATTTAGATGCAACAACTTCATTTCAGAACTTAATTCTAAAATTACAATCATTTTGGGCGTCAAAAGGTTGTACCTTACTACAACCTTTTGATATGGAAATGGGGGCAGGGACTTTTCACCCTGCCACTTTTTTAAGGGCAATTGGGCCCGAACCTTGGAAGGCGGCTTATGTGCAACCCTCTCGTCGCCCGACTGATGGGCGTTACGGGGAAAATCCAAACCGTTTGCAACATTATTATCAATTTCAAGTATTACTTAAGCCGTCGCCTAAAAATATTCAAGATTTGTATTTGGAATCTTTAACGGAAATTGGCATTGACTTAACGAAGCATGATGTGCGTTTTGTTGAAGATAACTGGGAATCACCCACGCTTGGTGCTTGGGGATTGGGTTGGGAAATTTGGCTGAATGGCATGGAAGTTTCTCAATTCACTTATTTTCAACAAATTGGCGGATTGCCGTGTAAGCCTGTTTCGGGTGAGTTGACTTACGGGCTTGAGCGTTTGGCGATGTATTTACAGGGTGTGGACAGTGTATATGATTTGGTGTGGGTTGATGGCGTGAGTTATGGCGATGTATTTCATCAAAACGAAGTAGAGCAGTCTAAGTATAATTTTGAAATTGCTGATACCGAAGTTTTGTTTAAACAATTTGACGAAGCTGAGGCGATGAATGAAAGGTTAATCGATGAAGCACTACCCTACCCCGCTTACGAGCAAGTAATGAAGGCATCGCACTTGTTTAATTTGCTTGATGCACGACATGCAATTAGCGTTACTGATAGAGCGCGTTTTATCCGTCGAGTGCGTTCAATGAGTCAAAAAGTGGCTAAGGCATATTATGATTCTCGACAAGCGCTGGGTTTTCCCATGGTCAAGAAAGACTAA